Proteins from a genomic interval of Flammeovirgaceae bacterium SG7u.111:
- a CDS encoding SusC/RagA family TonB-linked outer membrane protein: MLKHVRNFMFLLSMMCFGFAQAQDKSVSGTVTSAEDDTALPGVSVVIKGSGTGTITDIDGKFRLNAPANAILVFSYIGFEKQEVEVGGQTSFNVVMQVSEKVLSEVVVTAVGIEREKKALGYAVTDLDGDVLSQKSEPDPVRALQGKVAGVNIVGGGGAVGAGTNITIRGNSSLLGNNQPLFVVDGVPFDNSSFQTGSFASGTTTSSSRSFDIDPNNIESMTVLKGAAASALYGSRAANGVIVITTKAGRKGTKKGFEIAVNSSYSVEEVSNLPEYQTQYTQGNNFKYVDGNFGTWGATFDTSNPMWEHPLNANTLVGTDAEGRPLVKHPYDRYPTRFPELVDATVPLQAYNTPKDFFQTGHVAETGVTISGGGEKANITTGISYMKNVGIVPNNEATRIGLNIGGNAELDNGLIISGTINYVKTDLTSPPMAGLGTGGTSITERLLYTPPNVNVKGYPYEDAEGNGAFYRPDNDNPYWLANRSPHTSDVDRYFGKFSVGRDITDWLNVTYQAGFNAYTDRRVNVVPSGSVNFPTGTITTDNIYRNEIDGNLLITIQKDLTEDINLKFIGGHNANQRVVDRNSQTGTGIIVRGIDNLLNTQSVIPNGGYYQQQRYHAFFGDLSASYRDWAFLNVTGRNEWHSGLPKDAQSFFYPSVSSSIIFTDALKMNSSILNFGKIRAGFATTGNDVDPYQTSTVYVTNSALGNNIASLDFPFASQNVQSLSNTIGNQGLRPEITREFELGTDLKFFKDRIGLEFTYYKRSSKDQIVPIEVAPTSGYRFAVANIGEVTNEGIEIGLDVTPVELANGFRWNIFGVFTKNENLVKEIGSGLSEVFVGGYGNAVRVMHREGLPYGQIVGTVAARADDGQLLIDPATGKLIEKTEPEVIGDPNPDFILGVTNTFSFKGFSLNFLIDYRHGGDMYSDTYTQVYGRGLSQETIPDGPRGREITVVIPGVEGDPSTQQAVLDDSGNMIPNGRMLTVNDWYFINTFGSAGPEEFAVFDATTIRLRELTLSYAFPKTLLDKTPFGSANISLTGRNLWYKAVNFPKSLNFDPETSSLGAGNVQNLGGSSDGSGNAQGIDFGIVPTTRRYGVNLRFTF; encoded by the coding sequence ATGTTAAAACACGTACGTAATTTCATGTTCCTGCTGTCCATGATGTGCTTCGGTTTTGCCCAAGCACAGGATAAAAGTGTGTCAGGTACTGTGACATCCGCTGAGGACGACACCGCGCTTCCAGGCGTATCAGTTGTCATTAAGGGAAGTGGCACCGGTACAATTACTGATATTGACGGCAAATTTAGGCTTAATGCTCCCGCTAATGCTATTTTGGTATTTAGCTACATCGGATTCGAAAAGCAAGAGGTAGAAGTTGGTGGCCAAACCAGCTTCAATGTGGTAATGCAAGTGAGTGAAAAAGTACTTTCCGAAGTTGTAGTAACTGCAGTTGGTATTGAAAGAGAAAAGAAAGCTCTTGGCTATGCTGTTACGGACTTAGATGGTGATGTTTTGTCACAAAAATCTGAGCCAGATCCAGTGAGAGCACTTCAAGGAAAAGTAGCTGGTGTAAATATCGTCGGTGGCGGCGGTGCGGTTGGTGCCGGAACCAACATTACCATCAGGGGTAATTCTTCTCTTCTTGGTAACAACCAACCTCTATTTGTAGTAGATGGAGTTCCTTTTGATAACTCTTCGTTTCAAACAGGTTCTTTTGCTTCAGGTACTACTACATCTTCTAGCCGTTCGTTTGACATCGATCCTAATAACATCGAGTCAATGACTGTATTGAAAGGTGCAGCAGCATCTGCTCTTTACGGTTCTAGGGCTGCCAATGGGGTGATCGTGATCACGACCAAGGCTGGTAGAAAAGGCACTAAAAAAGGATTCGAGATCGCAGTGAACAGTTCTTATTCAGTAGAAGAGGTTTCTAACCTTCCTGAATACCAAACTCAGTATACCCAAGGAAACAACTTTAAGTATGTAGATGGAAACTTTGGTACTTGGGGAGCTACATTCGATACAAGTAATCCTATGTGGGAACACCCACTAAATGCCAATACATTGGTAGGTACGGATGCCGAAGGCAGGCCTTTGGTAAAACATCCTTATGATAGGTATCCAACCCGTTTCCCCGAATTGGTAGATGCCACTGTTCCTTTACAGGCTTACAATACGCCGAAAGACTTTTTCCAAACAGGTCACGTAGCAGAAACAGGTGTTACTATTTCTGGTGGTGGCGAAAAAGCAAATATCACTACTGGTATTTCTTATATGAAAAATGTTGGTATAGTTCCTAACAATGAGGCAACGAGGATTGGCTTGAACATTGGCGGTAATGCCGAATTGGATAATGGTTTGATTATCTCTGGTACTATTAACTACGTAAAAACTGACTTGACCTCTCCTCCAATGGCAGGTTTGGGAACAGGTGGCACTAGTATTACTGAGCGTCTGCTTTATACTCCACCAAACGTGAATGTTAAAGGATATCCTTATGAAGATGCTGAAGGAAACGGCGCTTTTTACCGTCCAGATAACGATAACCCCTATTGGTTGGCCAACCGCTCACCTCATACTTCTGATGTAGACCGTTATTTTGGTAAATTCTCTGTTGGGCGTGACATTACCGATTGGCTGAATGTAACCTATCAGGCTGGTTTTAACGCTTACACTGATCGTCGTGTAAATGTTGTGCCTTCGGGTAGCGTAAACTTCCCGACAGGAACCATCACTACTGATAATATTTATAGGAATGAAATTGATGGAAACTTGCTCATTACTATCCAAAAGGATTTGACTGAAGATATCAATTTGAAGTTCATTGGAGGGCATAATGCCAACCAGCGTGTGGTTGACAGAAATTCACAGACAGGTACAGGTATTATCGTAAGGGGAATAGACAACCTGCTCAATACGCAGTCGGTGATTCCTAATGGAGGATATTATCAGCAACAACGCTATCACGCCTTTTTTGGTGACCTTTCGGCATCTTACCGCGACTGGGCTTTCTTAAATGTGACGGGCAGAAACGAGTGGCACTCAGGTTTGCCTAAAGATGCACAAAGCTTTTTCTACCCAAGTGTGAGTAGCTCAATCATATTCACTGATGCGCTTAAAATGAATTCTTCGATCTTGAATTTTGGTAAAATAAGGGCGGGCTTTGCTACGACGGGCAATGACGTAGACCCTTATCAGACTTCAACGGTTTATGTTACCAATTCTGCTTTAGGGAATAATATTGCTAGTCTTGATTTTCCTTTTGCAAGCCAAAATGTTCAATCGCTATCAAATACGATCGGCAACCAAGGGTTGAGGCCTGAAATCACAAGAGAGTTTGAGTTGGGGACTGACCTGAAATTCTTTAAGGACAGAATTGGACTTGAGTTTACATATTACAAAAGAAGCTCTAAAGACCAAATAGTGCCAATAGAAGTTGCTCCTACTTCAGGTTACCGTTTTGCAGTAGCAAACATAGGGGAGGTAACCAATGAAGGTATTGAAATTGGCTTAGACGTTACACCGGTTGAACTTGCCAATGGCTTCCGCTGGAATATTTTTGGTGTGTTCACCAAAAATGAAAACTTGGTAAAAGAGATAGGTAGTGGCTTGTCTGAAGTGTTTGTTGGAGGTTATGGAAATGCCGTGAGGGTTATGCACAGAGAAGGGCTGCCTTATGGACAAATAGTGGGTACAGTTGCGGCACGGGCTGACGACGGTCAGTTATTAATTGACCCAGCCACAGGTAAACTTATAGAAAAGACAGAGCCCGAAGTGATTGGTGACCCTAATCCTGATTTCATACTAGGTGTGACCAATACTTTTAGCTTCAAAGGGTTTAGCTTAAACTTTTTGATTGATTACAGGCATGGTGGTGATATGTATTCTGATACCTATACACAAGTGTATGGTAGGGGGCTTTCTCAAGAAACAATTCCAGATGGACCAAGGGGCAGAGAAATTACCGTAGTTATCCCAGGAGTAGAGGGTGATCCTAGTACCCAACAAGCAGTGTTGGACGATAGCGGAAACATGATCCCTAACGGTAGAATGTTGACAGTGAACGACTGGTATTTTATCAATACCTTCGGCTCCGCAGGTCCTGAAGAGTTTGCTGTATTTGATGCTACCACTATTAGGCTTAGAGAATTAACTCTTAGCTATGCGTTCCCTAAAACATTGCTTGACAAAACACCATTTGGCTCAGCCAATATTTCATTGACCGGACGTAACCTTTGGTACAAAGCAGTGAACTTCCCTAAATCGCTCAACTTTGATCCTGAAACTTCATCATTGGGAGCTGGTAATGTTCAAAATTTGGGAGGAAGCTCAGATGGTTCTGGTAATGCCCAAGGTATTGACTTTGGTATAGTGCCTACCACTCGCCGTTACGGGGTGAACCTTAGGTTTACTTTCTAA
- a CDS encoding SusD/RagB family nutrient-binding outer membrane lipoprotein produces MKKYIIKLMLPLAMVFIATSCGKSWLDVNTDPNNPKEATLGLLLPSAQVAWAFRMTRDMNKNTMVFTQQAYDLSESQYTQNATTYSNDFNGLMYDVLKDNEEIINLGTASEAWEFVGVAKIQKAYIYMIMVDLWGDLPFSEALQGEVSLTPKFDDDADVYSQLIGLIDEGIADLDKDSSVPLSGDIIYGNGVSKWKKAANTIKLRIYLNTRKVDAAASTAGINALISAGGLIDSNEDDFEFQFGTSLSPLNRHPLYQIEYAGSGNKDVYMSNYFMYNLLKRNDPRVLYYIYRQGTDDDLTFETTPCSSRSDCVYGLLSTTDLGDAGDGYIGRDHGDPSGLPGDDEIRATWGVYPIGGSYDDDARSERTQGDGGQGEGVITYMSNAMRAFMLAEAILTLPGVSAPKTAKEYMEEGMMASMEKVEDFSLSADENAEPMDEDQVQDYIDARLADFDDEATNELKLNVVIKEKYYAQFGNGMEVFTDLRRTGYPADLPRSLAPAAPFPLRLPYSVTELSGNPNAPSPPPSQDTPIFWDK; encoded by the coding sequence ATGAAAAAATATATAATAAAATTAATGCTTCCATTGGCGATGGTGTTTATCGCCACGTCCTGTGGGAAAAGCTGGTTGGATGTCAATACTGATCCCAACAACCCAAAAGAGGCGACCTTAGGCTTGCTATTGCCTTCCGCTCAAGTAGCATGGGCTTTTAGGATGACCCGTGACATGAACAAGAACACCATGGTGTTTACCCAACAAGCATATGATCTTTCTGAGAGCCAGTACACTCAAAATGCGACTACCTATTCCAACGATTTTAATGGATTGATGTACGATGTATTGAAAGACAATGAGGAAATAATTAACCTCGGTACAGCTTCAGAGGCTTGGGAATTTGTTGGTGTAGCCAAAATCCAAAAAGCTTACATCTACATGATTATGGTTGACCTTTGGGGCGATTTGCCATTTTCTGAAGCGCTTCAAGGAGAGGTTTCTCTTACACCAAAATTCGACGATGATGCAGATGTTTACTCTCAGCTAATCGGGCTTATTGATGAAGGTATCGCAGATCTAGATAAAGATTCTTCAGTTCCATTGTCAGGTGATATTATTTACGGCAACGGCGTATCAAAATGGAAAAAAGCTGCAAATACGATCAAGCTTAGAATCTATCTTAACACACGCAAAGTTGATGCAGCTGCTTCTACGGCAGGTATAAATGCACTGATTTCAGCTGGAGGTTTAATAGACAGCAACGAAGATGATTTTGAATTCCAGTTTGGGACTTCACTATCTCCGTTGAACCGCCATCCGCTTTATCAGATAGAATATGCAGGTTCGGGCAACAAAGATGTATATATGAGCAACTATTTTATGTATAACCTGCTCAAAAGAAATGATCCTAGGGTATTGTACTATATCTATCGTCAAGGAACTGATGATGACCTTACTTTTGAGACCACGCCATGTTCGTCAAGAAGTGATTGTGTGTATGGCTTGCTAAGTACAACCGACTTAGGAGATGCGGGTGATGGGTATATCGGTAGGGATCATGGTGACCCATCTGGTTTGCCAGGTGATGATGAAATCAGAGCTACTTGGGGTGTTTATCCTATCGGAGGTTCATACGATGACGATGCTCGCTCAGAAAGGACGCAAGGCGACGGCGGTCAGGGTGAAGGCGTAATCACATACATGAGTAATGCTATGAGGGCATTTATGTTGGCCGAGGCTATATTGACATTGCCTGGCGTGAGCGCACCTAAAACTGCCAAAGAGTACATGGAAGAAGGGATGATGGCCTCGATGGAGAAAGTAGAAGATTTTAGTCTTTCGGCAGATGAAAATGCGGAGCCAATGGATGAAGATCAAGTGCAAGATTACATAGATGCTAGGTTGGCCGATTTTGATGATGAAGCTACCAACGAATTAAAACTTAATGTAGTAATTAAAGAAAAATACTATGCGCAGTTTGGTAATGGAATGGAAGTATTCACGGATTTGAGGAGGACAGGCTATCCAGCAGATTTGCCACGTAGTTTGGCTCCTGCGGCACCATTTCCTTTGAGGCTGCCTTATTCGGTAACGGAGCTTTCGGGCAATCCTAATGCGCCATCGCCTCCTCCAAGCCAAGATACCCCTATTTTCTGGGATAAATAA
- a CDS encoding sulfatase gives MKRTTYRLLTLICFLLSQCAGKQQYSAQKEKQKPNVLFIAVDDLRTELNCYGSTHMKTPNFDRLANMSTLFEQAYCQQAVCAPSRNSLMTGMRPDALGIYDLYTYFRKKNPDVITLPQHFKQNGYLTERVGKIYHTGHGNSDDAPSWSKPAKKLGLPEKINRDDTVGLERDFPSIDGKKLPYHVSLAPEKNMSDAISADYAVKRLAELKDTTFFFALGFVKPHLPFVAPKKYWDLYDPSEIEIPKREVPQAMPEVALHQFGELRKYHGIPAKDTLDDETSRNLIHGYYASVSMIDAQLGKVLDALEANGLEENTIIVLWGDHGWKLGEYGGWCKHTNFELDTHVPLMIYDPRNPKGQSTQSLAEFVDIYPTLCDLAGLEKPNQLEGQSLLPILNNPEVEVNKVAISQYPRGKNLGYDRKNELMGYSMRYKNYRFTRWQKYEDPSDVVALELYDHSNGSDIASANLADDPAYKQTVEELNKLLSEELGKYALLRPDKELK, from the coding sequence ATGAAAAGAACTACCTACAGGTTACTCACCCTCATCTGCTTTTTACTTTCCCAATGCGCAGGCAAGCAACAGTATTCTGCACAAAAGGAGAAACAAAAACCTAATGTGCTATTTATAGCGGTGGACGACCTCCGCACCGAACTGAACTGCTATGGCAGCACTCACATGAAAACCCCTAATTTTGATAGGCTGGCGAATATGTCCACCTTATTTGAACAAGCTTATTGCCAACAAGCCGTGTGCGCGCCCTCTCGGAATAGCCTAATGACAGGAATGAGGCCAGATGCCCTCGGTATCTACGACCTTTATACCTACTTCCGCAAGAAAAACCCCGATGTGATCACCTTACCCCAACATTTTAAGCAAAATGGATATCTCACCGAGCGAGTAGGAAAAATATACCATACAGGGCATGGAAATAGTGACGATGCCCCATCTTGGTCGAAACCTGCTAAAAAGCTAGGGTTGCCCGAAAAAATAAACCGAGACGATACTGTGGGGCTTGAAAGGGACTTCCCTTCCATTGATGGCAAAAAGCTGCCTTACCATGTGAGTTTAGCTCCTGAAAAGAACATGTCAGATGCTATCTCTGCCGATTATGCCGTAAAGCGACTGGCAGAGCTGAAAGACACCACCTTCTTTTTTGCACTTGGCTTTGTGAAGCCACACTTGCCTTTTGTTGCCCCCAAGAAGTATTGGGACCTGTACGATCCTTCAGAAATTGAAATCCCGAAAAGAGAAGTGCCCCAAGCAATGCCCGAAGTTGCCCTGCACCAGTTTGGGGAGCTAAGAAAATACCATGGAATTCCTGCAAAAGACACACTGGACGATGAAACATCTAGAAATCTTATCCATGGATATTATGCTTCGGTGAGCATGATAGACGCCCAACTTGGAAAAGTATTGGACGCGCTAGAAGCAAATGGTTTGGAGGAGAACACGATCATTGTACTTTGGGGCGACCACGGGTGGAAACTTGGCGAATATGGAGGCTGGTGCAAACACACCAACTTTGAGCTGGACACACATGTTCCCCTCATGATTTATGATCCTAGAAACCCCAAAGGGCAATCGACCCAATCATTGGCAGAATTTGTAGATATCTACCCGACCCTGTGCGATTTGGCAGGACTTGAAAAGCCAAACCAGCTAGAAGGGCAAAGCCTACTGCCCATCCTCAACAACCCCGAGGTGGAGGTGAACAAAGTTGCAATTTCGCAATACCCAAGAGGCAAAAACCTTGGGTACGATAGAAAAAATGAGCTTATGGGCTACAGCATGAGGTACAAAAACTACCGGTTTACGAGGTGGCAAAAATACGAAGACCCCTCTGATGTAGTTGCCTTAGAACTCTACGACCATAGCAACGGTTCAGATATTGCCTCGGCAAACCTTGCCGATGACCCTGCCTATAAACAGACAGTGGAAGAGCTAAACAAATTACTGAGCGAAGAGCTTGGGAAATACGCCCTTTTGAGACCAGACAAAGAATTGAAGTAA
- a CDS encoding DUF2851 family protein: MKEDFLHYIWQFQYFEKGGLKLDSGEKLNILKPGFKNSDAGPDFKEAKIIIGEVEWAGHVEIHLSSSDWKAHRHEQDPAYNNVILHVVWKNNAEAIREDGTPIPTLSLEKLTDPTLLYRYEYLINQADTILCSDRLKEVKPISRLAMYDKAFASRLEEKSAFVFQLLSENEQNWEESAYQLLAQNFGFKVNNQAFLHLAKALPLKILRKHADSLAQMEALVFGQAGFLDTEPTDEYQQALQKEYRFLAHKYRLGSKKIDKVEWKFARLRPANSPTLRLAQFAALLQKEISICSRLIFSGGLGKLEKAFEAEASAYWKTHYNFGKKGQKSFAKLGKGSRDILIINTVIPVLEAYAAFKDQAQYHERAVEFLERLKPENNKITREWKALGIEIKSAYDSQALLGLYRSFCEQKKCLSCNIGVEILGKK, translated from the coding sequence ATGAAAGAGGATTTTTTACATTATATATGGCAATTCCAATACTTTGAGAAAGGAGGTTTGAAACTCGACTCAGGAGAAAAGCTCAACATTTTGAAACCAGGGTTTAAAAACAGTGATGCTGGACCAGATTTCAAAGAAGCTAAAATTATCATTGGAGAAGTAGAATGGGCCGGGCATGTAGAAATCCACCTCAGCTCTTCGGACTGGAAAGCCCACCGTCATGAGCAAGACCCGGCTTACAATAATGTAATCCTCCATGTAGTTTGGAAAAATAATGCCGAAGCAATTCGGGAGGATGGCACTCCCATCCCAACCCTCTCCCTCGAAAAACTTACCGACCCCACTCTTTTGTACCGCTATGAGTATTTGATAAACCAAGCCGACACCATATTATGTAGCGATAGGCTGAAAGAGGTAAAGCCCATTAGCCGCTTGGCTATGTACGACAAAGCCTTTGCCTCAAGGTTAGAAGAAAAATCAGCTTTTGTATTCCAATTGCTCAGCGAAAATGAGCAGAACTGGGAAGAAAGTGCCTATCAGCTTTTAGCCCAGAACTTTGGTTTCAAAGTAAACAACCAAGCATTTTTACATTTGGCAAAAGCCCTTCCCCTCAAAATCCTAAGAAAACACGCTGACAGCCTCGCCCAAATGGAAGCTCTGGTGTTCGGGCAGGCGGGATTTTTGGATACTGAACCCACAGATGAATACCAGCAAGCTCTGCAAAAAGAATATCGTTTCTTAGCGCATAAATATAGGCTAGGCTCAAAAAAAATAGACAAAGTGGAGTGGAAATTCGCTAGGCTTCGTCCTGCCAACTCCCCTACTCTCCGGCTGGCACAATTTGCCGCACTGCTCCAAAAGGAAATCTCGATCTGTTCGCGGTTGATTTTCTCTGGAGGACTGGGCAAGCTGGAAAAAGCCTTTGAAGCAGAAGCTTCCGCCTATTGGAAAACCCATTATAATTTTGGTAAGAAGGGCCAAAAGTCATTTGCCAAACTGGGAAAAGGCAGCAGGGATATTCTGATCATCAACACGGTCATTCCCGTGCTGGAAGCCTATGCTGCTTTCAAAGACCAAGCCCAGTATCACGAAAGAGCCGTGGAGTTTTTGGAAAGATTAAAACCAGAAAACAACAAGATCACCAGAGAATGGAAAGCACTAGGCATTGAAATAAAATCTGCTTACGATTCCCAAGCCCTTTTGGGGCTGTACCGCTCCTTTTGCGAACAAAAAAAATGTCTATCCTGCAATATAGGGGTAGAAATACTTGGAAAGAAGTAG
- the tig gene encoding trigger factor, with protein sequence MKVQIDKKEKNSGELLLTINEEDYLPEFNKTLKEHSKKVQMKGFRPGKVPFGLVKKMYGTQVKIDVVQETLQSSLSKAIEENDLKLVFFPKMVSQPLEQEQIVNGTEFDFKFNLFFEPEFELTLDESFKVKGFGLEITDADVEKTIADVKKNYPNMSEGEAIEEGDFVKVQVDEVEGDFSKETLLPLNQVAEDAKAGFLGLKKEEVYKFDLRTAFPEDKTVKLLLGVEEEEAAALKGEFEIKVLEISRSKDAEMDKEFFQKVLGPETKVETEEEFKAEIKDILEKNNGNGIKWLNNDAIKDEIMAKIDFEMPDELLKDYYKDSAGEKFTEEKMVEEWDDFLAGVKWQTITQKLSRDFEVKVEQMEVVQYAQSEIQSQFANYGMPLSQEQLQQYTQSYLFGDNGAVFRQKESDLLVGKLLEQITEKVTIEPETLTLEKLNEIIAEKNKEAEEKMKKESEAAEAAAETEEASEENAAE encoded by the coding sequence TTGAAAGTACAAATAGATAAAAAAGAGAAGAACTCTGGTGAATTGCTTCTTACCATCAATGAAGAGGATTACTTGCCCGAGTTTAACAAGACCCTCAAGGAACATAGCAAAAAGGTTCAGATGAAAGGTTTCCGTCCTGGAAAAGTACCTTTCGGTCTTGTGAAGAAAATGTATGGTACTCAAGTGAAGATTGATGTGGTACAAGAGACCCTTCAAAGCTCACTTTCTAAGGCTATTGAAGAAAATGATTTGAAATTGGTTTTCTTCCCTAAAATGGTTTCTCAGCCATTGGAGCAAGAGCAGATAGTGAACGGAACTGAGTTTGATTTCAAATTCAACCTTTTCTTCGAACCTGAATTTGAATTGACTTTGGACGAAAGTTTCAAAGTTAAAGGCTTTGGTTTGGAGATCACAGATGCAGATGTTGAAAAAACCATCGCTGACGTGAAAAAGAATTACCCTAACATGAGTGAGGGTGAGGCTATTGAAGAAGGTGACTTTGTGAAAGTACAGGTTGACGAAGTAGAAGGCGATTTCTCTAAAGAAACATTGTTGCCACTCAACCAAGTTGCAGAAGATGCTAAAGCTGGTTTCTTAGGCTTGAAGAAAGAAGAGGTTTACAAATTTGATTTGAGAACAGCTTTCCCTGAAGACAAAACTGTTAAGCTTTTGTTGGGTGTGGAAGAAGAGGAAGCAGCTGCGCTTAAAGGAGAATTCGAAATTAAGGTTTTGGAAATCTCTAGAAGCAAAGACGCTGAAATGGATAAAGAGTTTTTCCAGAAAGTACTTGGTCCAGAGACTAAAGTAGAGACTGAGGAAGAGTTCAAAGCTGAGATCAAAGATATCTTGGAGAAAAACAACGGCAACGGTATTAAGTGGTTGAACAACGATGCCATCAAAGACGAGATCATGGCTAAAATTGATTTCGAAATGCCTGATGAGTTGTTGAAGGATTATTATAAAGATAGTGCGGGTGAGAAGTTTACTGAAGAGAAAATGGTAGAGGAGTGGGACGACTTCTTGGCTGGTGTAAAATGGCAAACCATTACTCAGAAACTATCTCGTGATTTTGAGGTGAAAGTGGAGCAAATGGAAGTGGTTCAATATGCTCAGTCTGAAATCCAAAGCCAATTTGCCAACTACGGCATGCCTTTGAGCCAAGAGCAGTTGCAGCAATACACGCAGAGCTACTTATTTGGTGACAACGGTGCTGTTTTCAGACAAAAAGAGTCTGATTTGCTAGTGGGCAAGTTGCTAGAGCAAATCACTGAAAAAGTAACGATAGAGCCTGAAACTTTAACGCTAGAGAAACTCAACGAGATCATAGCTGAGAAGAACAAAGAGGCTGAGGAAAAGATGAAAAAGGAATCTGAAGCAGCAGAGGCGGCGGCAGAAACTGAAGAAGCAAGCGAAGAAAACGCTGCTGAATAA
- a CDS encoding S8 family serine peptidase, producing the protein MRLDEVKNSVGIYKQMRGILLLIMLIAPTLLAAQKGTYLISFTDKLSSPFSITQPNEFLSEKALQRRAKQGIEIDESDLPVNSSYIDGLKRQGAEILYTSKWLNAAVIKSEQSALADILALPFVTITNLSSGTLSPQSDDEEFVPATDYGRSFRQLSILDIDLMHTVGFRGEGIDIAVFDGGFMGADTIPAFQHLNILSVYDFVGRDHEIFAHSDHGTLVLSTLASQFPNQLIGSAYNANYHLLRTENSSTEERLEEFCWLVAAEYADSAGVDIINSSVSYSDFASPIDSYEQSQMDGKTTLVTQAANWAFSKGMFIVASVGNEGQNGDLPSIGAPADSPSVLAVGSIRFDGLISPFSSQGPSADGRIKPDVVALGNGTVVSRSNGSVSTANGTSYSAPLVTGLVAGIWQALPQLSNAELLELIRKSASDYDRPDNIYGYGIPSFEYFLNNYNLLDEAYFEGVQFGLYPNPFSNKFTLYSDKFLPEEHVRLTLFGLSGKVVVEMNNEWENFQSSFQIKNLQNGLYIGKFSTSKHQVVFKIRKLN; encoded by the coding sequence ATGAGGTTAGACGAAGTCAAAAATTCAGTAGGAATATATAAACAGATGAGAGGCATTTTGCTCCTGATTATGTTGATTGCCCCTACCCTTTTGGCAGCGCAAAAAGGCACGTACTTGATTTCGTTTACCGATAAGCTTAGCTCTCCCTTTTCTATTACCCAACCCAATGAATTCCTTTCGGAAAAAGCTTTGCAGCGAAGAGCTAAACAAGGCATTGAAATAGACGAAAGTGATTTGCCCGTAAATTCCTCCTACATTGACGGCCTAAAAAGACAGGGAGCTGAAATACTGTATACAAGCAAATGGTTAAATGCGGCTGTAATTAAATCAGAGCAATCCGCACTGGCTGATATATTAGCCCTACCTTTTGTCACTATCACCAATTTATCTTCTGGCACGCTCAGCCCGCAATCTGATGATGAAGAATTTGTCCCAGCAACTGACTATGGAAGATCCTTTCGTCAGCTGAGCATATTGGATATCGACCTGATGCACACGGTAGGGTTTCGCGGAGAAGGCATTGACATTGCCGTATTCGATGGGGGATTTATGGGAGCTGATACTATTCCAGCTTTCCAGCACCTTAACATCCTTTCTGTCTATGATTTTGTTGGGAGGGATCATGAGATTTTTGCTCATTCAGACCATGGCACGCTTGTGTTATCTACTTTAGCGTCACAGTTTCCCAACCAGCTTATTGGTTCAGCTTATAATGCTAACTACCACCTTCTTCGCACCGAAAACTCTTCCACCGAAGAGCGTTTAGAGGAGTTTTGCTGGCTGGTAGCAGCCGAATATGCTGACAGCGCTGGTGTAGATATTATAAACTCATCTGTAAGCTATAGTGATTTTGCCAGCCCAATTGACAGTTACGAGCAATCTCAAATGGATGGGAAAACCACACTTGTGACCCAAGCAGCAAATTGGGCGTTTAGCAAAGGGATGTTCATTGTAGCAAGCGTAGGAAACGAAGGGCAAAACGGGGACCTGCCTTCCATAGGCGCCCCTGCAGATTCACCCAGCGTGTTGGCTGTTGGATCCATCAGGTTCGATGGTCTCATTAGCCCTTTTAGCTCCCAAGGTCCATCTGCCGATGGCAGGATAAAACCCGACGTTGTTGCACTTGGGAACGGAACGGTAGTATCGAGAAGCAATGGCAGCGTTTCCACTGCAAATGGCACTTCTTATTCTGCCCCTTTGGTCACTGGATTGGTCGCTGGAATTTGGCAAGCCTTGCCCCAGCTAAGCAATGCAGAGCTTCTCGAACTTATCCGAAAATCTGCTTCAGATTATGATAGACCAGATAATATCTATGGGTATGGAATCCCTTCATTTGAATATTTTCTCAACAATTATAACTTGCTAGACGAAGCATATTTTGAAGGTGTGCAATTTGGGCTTTACCCCAACCCTTTCTCCAATAAGTTTACCTTGTATTCTGATAAGTTTTTGCCCGAAGAGCACGTACGCCTAACACTTTTTGGCCTGAGTGGGAAAGTAGTAGTGGAAATGAACAATGAATGGGAAAACTTTCAAAGTAGTTTTCAGATTAAAAATCTCCAAAATGGGCTGTACATCGGAAAGTTTAGCACTAGCAAACACCAAGTGGTTTTCAAAATCAGGAAGCTGAATTGA